The Garciella nitratireducens DSM 15102 DNA window TAGTTTGTGCAGCAGGAATGAGTACAAGTTTGTTGGTTTCTAAAATGAAAAAAGCTGCAGAAAAAAAAGGGATAGAAGCAGACATCTTTTCAGTTGCAGCTCAAGAAGCAGAAGAAACAGTAAAAAGAAAGCATGTAGATGTAGTACTTTTAGGACCACAGGTAAGGTATAGAAAAGAACAATTTCAAAAATCGTTAGGAGGGATTTCAGTTGAAGCCATTGATATGAAATATTATGGAACTATGAATGGAGAAAAAGTATTAGAGCAAGCACTTAGTTTAATAAAGGAATAAGTTTTTACATTTTAGAGATAGAAAAAGGAGGGGTAAAAATGGAGAAATTTATGGATATCTTAGAGAAAAAAATGGTTCCCATTGCGATAAAATTAGATAATAATCGATATGTATCTGCAATCAAAGATAGTTTTATCAGTGTGATTTCTCTTTTGATTGTGGGTTCTGTTTTTCTTTTAATAGCCAATCTTCCCATTAGTGGATACCCAGAATTTATGGAGTCGATTTTGGGAGAAAATTGGAAGACGTATTTTACAGTAGCGAACGATGTTACTATGAATATAATGACAATTTATGTTATTATTGCAATGGCAAAAAGTTTAGCTGATATCTATAAAATGGATAATATATCTGTTATTTCATCTGTTCTTGCAGCATTTTTTATGTTGACACCAATGGTTGAATTTGAAGAAGGTGCTCTTGGAATTCCTGTATCAAATCTTGGTGCTAGTGGATTGTTTTTAGGGATAATTACAGCGGTATTTGCTGTAGAACTTCAGCGTTATATTGAAGGAAAAGGCTGGACCATTAAAATGCCAGAATCTGTTCCAGAAAATGTATCTCGATCTTTTTCTTCTTTAATTCCTTTATTTATCATTATTGCTTTCTTTAATATCATTCGCATTTTATTTTCCCTTACGGGATATCAAACAGCACAAAATTTTATTTATACGATTTTACAATTGCCCTTATTAAATCTAGGAAATACATTAGGTGCAATGTTGATTGCAGAGCTGTTTGAGCAAGGATTATGGTCTTTTGGGATTCACGGTTCTAGTATTGTAAGTGGAATTATGCAGCCAATATGGTTAACACTTACAGCAGAAAATGCAGCAGCATTTAATGCAGGAGAATCCATTCCTTATATTATCAACTATCAATTCTATTCAAACTTTATTAAAATTGGTGGTGCTGGTGGCACTTTAGGATTGGTTTTGGTTATGACATTTTTTGCTAAATCAAAACAGTATAAGGCATTAGGAAAACTTGCTGTTGGACCCGGAATTTTTAATATTAACGAACCTATTATCTTTGGAATTCCTGTTGTATTAAATCCTATTATGTTAATTCCTTTTATCATTACACCATTGGTGTTAGCATCAGTAGCCTATGTTTCTATGTCTATAGGATTAGTTCCCTATACCAATGGAACCAATCTTCCATGGACGACACCACCAATTATTGCAGGACTTTTATTAAGTGGTTGGAGAGGGGCATTATTAAATATTGTTCAAATATTTATTTCTGCAGGAATTTATTATCCATTCTTTAAAATTGTTGACCGTATGGCATGGAAAAATGAACAGGAAATGGAACAAGAAATAGAGATATAAGAAATATAAATTGATGAATGATAGCTTAAATAAAAGTAAAAATAAGGGGTTTTGAACTATGAAGAAAGGTGGTAAAATAGATGTACTATAAAAAATTAAAAGATTTTCCAAAAGATTTTCTTTGGGGAGCTTCTACTTCAGCCTATCAGGTAGAAGGAGCCTGGAATGAAGATGGAAAAGGGCTATCTACACAAGATATGTTAACGCCTCCAGAAAATACAACAGATTTTAAGGTAGCCAGTGACCACTATCACCGTATGAAGGAAGATGTACAATTATTTGCTGAAATGGGCTTAAAGGCATATCGTTTTTCCATTGCATGGAGTAGAATTTTACCGGAGGGAAGAGGAAAAATAAATCAAAAAGGAATTGATTTCTACAACCGATTGATTGATGAATTATTAAAATATAATATCCAACCAATTGTAACCATGTTTCACTTTGATTTGCCTTGGAGTTTGGCAAAAGAAGGTGGATGGATCAATCGTTCTATTATTGAAGATTTTAAAGACTATGCAAAGATTTTATTTGAAAATTTTGGGGATCGGGTGAAATACTGGCTTACTATTAATGAACAAAATATGATGGTTTTAGCAGGAAATCTTTTAGGAACCAAAACATCAAAAAATCTGCAAGAAACTTATCAACAAAACCATCATATGCTGCTTGCACAAGCAGAAGTAATGCGTTTATGCCATGAAATGTTACTCGATGCCCAAATTGGTCCTGCGCCGAATATATCACCGGTATATCCTGCGACCAATAAACCAGAGGATATGTTAGCAGCGGAAAACTGGGCGGCGCTTCGCAATTGGTTATATTTGGATGCTTGTGTGAAAAGAATTTATAATCCAACTGCTTGGGCGTTTTTAGAAGAGAAAAAGATACTTCCTAATATGAAAAAAGGGGATTTGCATATTTTAAAAGCTGGGAAACCTGATTTTATAGCATTTAATTATTATAATTCCACAACGGTATCTGCCTCTTTACCTGATGATTCTGTGAAATATGATAAATATGACAAAAAGAAAATGATCAGTGAACCCGGCGTTTATGAAGTGGTAGAAAACTCTAATTTACCAAAAACTCCATTTAATTGGGAGATAGATCCAGTTGGATTTCGTATTATATTAAGACAATTATATGATCGCTATCATTTGCCTTTGTTGATCACAGAAAATGGAATAGGATTATATGATGAGTTAGACGAAGACGGGAAGATTAATGATGATATTAGAATTGATTTTTACCAGCAGCATATTATGGAAATGCAAAAAGCAATGACTGATGGGGTAGAAGTATTGGGATACAATCCATGGTCAGCTATTGATTTGGTTAGTACGCATGAAGGCTTTAGAAAAAGATATGGTTTTATTTATGTAAATAGAAAAGAATTTGATTTATTGGATATGAATCGTATTCCCAAAAAGAGTTTTTATTGGTATCAAAAATTGATTCGAGAAAATAAAGTACCAGGGAAAATAGTAGTATAGGAATCTAATATTTTACTAAGAGAGTTAGGATGTGGTATCATGAATGAACAATTGATAGAATCCATTAGTTTTCAGCTTATTAGTAATATAGGAACAGCCAAAAGTTTTATAATGGAAGCGTTATATTCTGCTAAAGCAGGAAATTTTGAATTGGCTGATAAAAAATTAAAAGAGGCAGATCAGTATTTTACAGAAGGACATAAAATACATGCTTCTTTAATTCAAAAAGAAGCGTCAGGAGAAAAATTAAATTTTTCACTTTTAATTATGCATGCAGAAGATCAACTAATGAGTACAGAAACCATTCGAGAATTAGTAAAAGAGATGATAGATATTTATAGAAAAATACAGAAGTGAATAAAACTTCAAAAAGCCTAATGGGCTTGAAGCCCATTAGGCTTTTTGAATAGAAAAAAATAATACCAAAAAATTCTGAAAATGTTAAAATAATTGACAAAGTAAAAATTATTTAATATACTAAGGAACAATATAAAAAATCTATTTATCATTTCTCTCATATATCCCTAGTAATAAGGTCTAGGAGTCTCTACCAAACAACCGTAAATTGTTTGACTATGAGTGAAATTTACTCAAGTATAAATACCGTATTTTTGCTTATTATAAAAATATAATAAGTAGAATAGAGTAGCTAAACCAGACGAGTATGTTTCACTCAGAAACTTCTTGTTTGTGTTTTTTTATTTCCTTAGTATTCATTATATTTCTATTTAGAGAGGAGCGTTTATTATGCAAAAATTTGTAAAAGATGGGCTTACTTTTGATGATGTATTATTAATTCCTGGAAAATCCGAGATTTTGCCTACACAAGTAGATACTTCTACGCGGTTAACAAAAAAGATAAAATTAAATATTCCAATTATGAGTGCAGGAATGGATACAGTAACCGAAGGACGTTTAGCAATTGCTATTGCGAGAGAAGGCGGAATTGGAATTATTCATAAAAATATGTCCATAGAAAAACAGGCAATGGAAGTAGATAAAGTAAAGCGTTCTGAAAATGGAGTAATTGTGGATCCTCTTCATTTAAGTCCAGAACATTTGATTGCAGATGCTTTAGAATTAATGGAACGATATCATATTTCTGGAATTCCCATTACTAAAAATGGAAAGCTTATAGGAATTATTACCAATCGGGATTTACGTTTTGAAACAGATATGTATAAAAAAATAGAAGATGCTATGACATCAGAAAATTTGGTAACTGCTCCTGAGGGAACAGATTTACAAGAAGCAGAAGCCATTTTGAAGAAACATAAGATTGAAAAATTACCTATTGTGGATGCTGATGGAAATTTAAAAGGTCTTATTACCATTAAAGATATTGAAAAAGCCATACAATACCCAAATTCTGCAAAAGATGAAAAAGGAAGATTATTAGCAGGGGCAGCAGTAGGAATTGGAAAGGATAGTATGGAGCGTATTGAGGCATTAGTGGATGCACAAGTAGATGTCGTTGTCATAGATACAGCCCATGGACATTCTAAAAATGTAATAGAAATGGTGAAAAGAGTAAAATCAATTTATCCTGATTTACAATTAATTGCAGGAAATGTTGCTACTGGTGAGGCTACAAGAGAATTGATTGAAGCAGGAGCAGATGCTGTAAAAGTAGGAATTGGACCGGGATCGATTTGTACTACTAGAGTAGTTTCAGGAGTAGGAGTACCACAGATTACTGCTATTTATGATTGTGCACAAGTAGCTGATAAATATGAAATTCCAGTGATTGCAGATGGTGGAATTAAACTTTCTGGAGATATTACCAAGGCCATTGCAGCAGGAGCGAGTGTTGTAATGATTGGAAGCCTTTTTGCGGGAACAGAAGAAAGTCCAGGAGAAACTATTATTTATCAAGGAAGAAGTTATAAGGCATATCGAGGAATGGGTTCTATGGCAGCTATGGAAGCTGGTAGTTCTGATCGATATTTTCAAGAAGGACAGAAAAAATTAGTCCCAGAAGGGGTAGAAGGAAAAGTACCTTACAAGGGAGCTCTATCTGATAGCATTTTCCAAATGATCGGAGGATTGCGTTCAGGAATGGGTTATTGTGGAACTGCTAGCATAAAAGAATTAAGAGAAAAAGGACAATTTATTAAGATTACCCCTGCGGGGCTACAAGAAAGTCATCCTCATGATATATCTATTACCAAACAACCACCGAACTATAGTATTTAATTTATAAAATAAAAATTAAATGGATAAGGATGTGGATCAATGGAGAAAGAACTTGTTTTAATATTAGACTTTGGAGGACAATATAATCAATTAATTGCAAGAAGAGTAAGAGAAGCTGGCGTTTATTCTGAAATTGTACCATATGATATTTCTATGGATGAAATTAAAGCAAAAAAACCCAAGGGAATTCTTTTTACAGGAGGGCCTTCTAGTGTATATGGACAAGATGCTCCTAATGTAGATTTAGAAATTTTTAATCTAAATATTCCTATATTAGGAATTTGCTATGGAGCACAATTAATGGCTTATAAGTTAGGAGGAAAAGTAGCTCGTCCTCAAAAACGAGAATATGGGAAAGTAGAATTAAATTTACAAGGAAAATCTAAATTATTAGAAGGATTAAAGGATAAAAGTATTTGTTGGATGAGTCATACGGATTATATAGAGCAAGTACCTGAAGGATTTATTGTTACTGCAACAACAGATTCTTGTCCAGTGGCTGTGATGGAAAACCAGGACAAGCTACTTTATGGAGTCCAATTTCATCCGGAGGTAGAACATACGAAAAAAGGAAAAGAAATTTTAAAAAATTTTCTTTTTCATATTTGTAAGTGTAAAGGAAATTGGACTATGTCTACTTTTATTGAGGAACAGATAGAGAAAATACGAGATAAAGTAGGAAATCGAAAGGTTTTGTGTGCTTTAAGTGGTGGAGTAGATTCTTCAGTAGCAGCAGTATTGGTACATAAAGCTATTGGAGATCAGCTAACTTGTATTTTTGTAGATCATGGATTATTGCGAAAAGATGAAGGAGATCAAGTAGAAAGAGTATTTAGACAGCAATTTCATATGAATTTTATTCCAGTGAATTATGAAGAACATTTCTTAAAAAAATTATCAGGAATAGAAGATCCAGAAAAGAAAAGAAAGATTATTGGAAATGAATTTATTCGAGTGTTTGAAAAAGAGGCTAAAAAATTAGAAGGAATCGATTTTTTAGTACAAGGGACTATATATCCTGATGTAGTTGAAAGTGGAACCAAAACAGCAGCAGTGATTAAGAGTCATCATAATGTTGGAGGTTTGCCAAAAGATTTACAATTTGAACTAATAGAGCCCCTAAGAACTTTGTTTAAGGATGAAGTAAGAGCTGTTGGGGAAGAATTGGGAATTCCAAGAGATATTGTATGGCGTCAGCCTTTTCCAGGGCCAGGATTGGCTATTCGAGTATTAGGAGAAGTAACCAAGGGAAAATTGGAAATTTTAAGAGAAGCAGATGCTATTCTAAGAGAAGAAATTAAAAAAGCAGGGCTAGACCAGGAGATTTGGCAGTATTTTGCAGTTCTTCCAGGGATCCGCAGCGTTGGGGTTATGGGGGACGAACGCACCTATGATTATACCATAGCACTACGGGCAGTCACCAGTTCTGATGCTATGACGGCAGACTGGGCACGAATCCCCTATGATGTATTAGAAAAGATATCCAATCGAATTGTCAATGAAGTACAGCACGTTAATCGTATTGTATATGATATCACTTCTAAGCCTCCAAGTACTATTGAGTGGGAATAGTTAAAAATAAAAGGAAAAACTGATAAAACCAATACTTGTAGAGGTTAAAAAATAGAGGTTAAAAAACCTTGATTGGAACGAAATTGGGTAAAAAAGTTTTTTAGAATAACTTAATAAATAATGCCAACTGGCTTACAAATAGAAACACCATAGAGATCTGAATAAGAATCTATGGTGTTTTTTAGGCTCTTTGTCAAATGGTGTTGGTGAAGAAAAATAAAGAAACATCTCCTGATTCATTATTTTTATTCTGGTTTTATTAAGAGCCCTACTAAAGAGCTGGACAATATGAAATGTATCAATAATAATTTTAGCCTTAGGAAACAGGACTTTAATTAGTGAAATATAAGGACTATACATATCGATAACAATAGTTTTAACAGAGAGCCTTGCTTTTTTAGAGTATCTTAAAAAGTAGTTTTTAAGTACATGAAGCCTTCTATCTTCTACAATGTCAACAATATTTCGAGAAGTAGAATCACAAAAGAGAAAAGACATACTACCAGCAGCTGACTTAACCGATTTAAACTCATCAAAACATAGATGTTTTGGAAGAGAATAATATTTCGGCTTGTAATGGTCATAGAAACCATCAATATAATATTCTCATCCAAAACACATCCACAGTGATAACAAGCCTGTGGTCTGTAAGATAAAGTGCCATGGAAAACTTTAGAATTAACACCCTTCACAAGCTCTTCCCTGCAAAAAACTTCATCAAACTTTATATTTTTCCTCTTTTAAATTTAGTAAATTTATTATAAAATGATTATGAGACAAATGACAACATTCCTTTAAAATGTGGTTTTAGACGATTATATTTTATCAGAGTTTTGTCATTTGTCTCAATTTTTTGTGCAAAAAAGGTGTGAGTTTTTAATGATATGCTCCCCTTAAAGTAGACAGACGAAATAATAAAACTGTTTATAGAAAGGGGAGTTTTATTTATGAAACCCAAAAAGAAACACTCTTTTAAATCTAAGCTAAATATATTGCAAAAGCATTTATGTCATGATATATCCATAACAGAACTCAGTGGTCTTTATCAGGTTTCTGAAACAACTTTACGCAGATGGTTATATAGGTACGAGACTAATGGCGTTGAGGGACTTAAAGATTCAGAGACTTGGAAGAAGTATTCAAATGCGAAAACTAGAAAAGGAAAATGAACGTCTTCGTGCAGAAAATGATTTTTTAAAAAAGCTACAGGAGATTCAAAGGAGGTGAATATTAGCGAAGTAACTCAAGAAAAAAAATACTTCGCTATTTCTGAATTACATAAAGAAAAATCTTACTCTATATCAAGTTTATGTGGTATTGCTGGAGTTGCACGTTCATCATATTATAAATGGCTTAAACGACAACCTTCAAAACGTGAAAAGGAAAATACCAAGCTATCGGAAGAAATTAAAGATTTATATGATAAAGTGAAAGGAATTTATGGATATAGAAGAATAACTATTAATATTAACCATAAGTTAGATAAAAATTATAATCATAAACGTATTTATCGTCTAATGAAAATTATGGGATTAAAATCAATTATTCGAAAGAAAAGAAAAAGGTATGGCAAATCAAAACCACAATATATTGCCGAAAACTTGTTAAATAGAGAGTTTTCAGCTTCTAAAACCAATGAGAAGTGGGTAACTGATGTGACAGAATTTAAATATGGAAACAATAGCAAAGCATACTTATCTGCTATATTAGATCTATATGACAATAGTATTGTTTCTTATGTTATCAGCAATAAAAATGATAATAAATTAGTTTTTAATACGATAGATCTTGCTATAGAAGCTAATCCTAAATCAACCCCTATGATTCATAGTGATAGGGGGTATCAATATACATCTCATGGCTTTAAAAAAAGAATTCAGAATGCAAATATGGTGCATAGTATGTCTCGACCTGGACGGTGTATTGATAATGGACCTATGGAATCCTTCTGGGGTATATTAAAAAGTGAGAAGTATTATTTAAATAAGTATAATAATTTCGCGGACTTAAGAAGAGATATAGATAATGATATATATTTTTATAATTATAAAAGATTGCAAAAAAGATTAAACAGCCTCAGTCCCGTGGAGTATCGAGCTATGGCTGCTTAATATTTTTTATATTTCCACTGTCTACTTGACAGGGGGCAGTTCATTAATCACCCACACCAAATATTATAGAGCCATTATAATGCCAATAAAATGTGGGATGCAGTTAGCTTTGTCGCCCATCAATATGAGATAAGTCCACCAAGACAGTATCTAAAGAGTCTCAATTGGAAGGGAGATAGAAATGCAATTCGAAAACTTCTTCCAACTTATTTAGGAGCTGATGATACAGAATTAAATGCCTGGATCATGGAGCATATGATTTTAGGTTTAGTAAAAAGAGTTTTTGAACCAGGGTCTAAATTTGATGAGATGATGATTTTAGTTGGTGGTCAAGGAATAGCAAAATCTATCTTTGCTAGATATTTGGCTATTAAAGATGATTGGTTTTGTATCATTGAAAATATTCAAGGTAAAGATGCTGTTATGAATCTAATGGGGAAGACAGTTGTAGAAATTGAAGAGTTTGTTGCCTTAAGAAATGCAAAATCAGCCAATGAAGCAAAATCATTTTTATCTAAATTAAGTGATAGAATAAGAATTCCTTATGAGAAATTTTCAACTGATGTTCCTAGGACTTGCATTTTAATAGGCACGTTAAATGAACGAACTTTTTTAAATGACCATACAAGGGAGAGAAGATATTTACCTGTAGAATGTCATAAGGAAAATAGAAAGAAGGCGATCTATATTGACAAGGATTTTCAAAGAGAGCAAACAGAGAAAGAATATTTAAATTCAATCCGAGAAGATTTTAACCAGGCACTTGCCTATGGTTATAAACTCTATAAAGAGAAAAAACATTCCTGGAGCATACCAAAAGAGCTGCTTGCAGATCTCTATCAAGAGCAAGAAAAGTTTAAGTATCTTAATCCAGATGTTGAGGATATTCGCTATTTTTTAGAAGAGTATAAACCAAAAACACAGGAACCAAATCTAACTTGTTTTAAGGAATTATCCATGTATGGTTATCAGATTAAATCAAAATCTTTTTCTGAAATCATGGATAATTATTTTCCAGAATGGAAGCCAGTTCGTTCATCAAAGACTAAAAGAATTTCCCCTAGTGGAGTATCCATACCTGTAAAACTTTATTATGAGAGGGAAGAAAAATTGTAACTTTGTAACCTTGTAACTTGTAACCGAGTTTTTAAAAGTACTTAAATTGGTCAAGTAAAACTAAAGGTGAGTGATATCAAGGCTTATAGAAACTGAGATAAATGCTAATGCCTAATTTGAAGACCTTTGAAATAGTGAGTTACAGTTACAACTCCCCTGTGCCTATTTCATAAAAAAAGAGAAGAAAGATAAAATTGTAGATTAAATAAGAAAACCTTAATAGCAAGCACAGTAAGTGTAGACACACTTACGAGAAAAATTGAGGAAGCGGACCTAAAGGTTCGCTTTCTTCAACTAAATTTTTTACTTGTTCTTATCAGAAAGATTTAGGGGAAACCCCTAAGACCCTGTTGTATAGAGTTAAACGATAACATCTTACAACTGTAAAAAGGTCTGAAGTATGATATAATAAATTAAATATGGGCTAACAATTTAATTGTAAATATTAAAAAAGGAGATAAAAAATATGCAAGATTTTGGGAAAATAATTTTAAAAATAGATGAAGTCTTAGAAGAGAAAAAGATAAGTAAAAACAAATTAGAAAAAGAAGCAAATCTTCAAAGGACTCAGCTTAATTCATACTGCAATAATAAAGTTAAGCGATTAGATTTAGTTACAATAGCAAAGATTTGTTATGTTTTAGATTGTGAAATAGAAGATATTATGGAGTATGTTAGGTAGATAAATTTAATATATTGAAGATGAACTAATCCTATTGTTAATTATTGGAGAATTTGAATTTATTTTAGTAACTTTATAATCTTGTAGTAAGCAGATTTGCTATATCCAAAAAAATACTAAATAAGGACTTTAACAGAAGGATAAGATAGAATAAAAAGGAGAGATCAGTATGACGTGAAAAATTTATAGCCAAATAGTTAGTTTTATATGGAGCATTGCTGATGATGAATTAAGAGATGTTTTTGTGAGGGAAAATATAGAGATGTCATCTTACCTATGACTGTAATAAGAAGATTAGATGCTGTACTAGAGGATAGTAAAGAAGAAGTTTTAGAAATGAAGAAAAAGCTTGATGAAATGGGAGTTTTAAATCAAACAGAGGCACTTTGTTCCGTATCAGGTCAAGCCTTCTACAATGATTCAGCATTTATACTTAAAGATTTAACTTCAAGAACTAAAAAACAGCAATTAGAAGCAGATTTTATAGCTTATTTAGATGGTTTTTCACCAAATATACAAGAGATATTAGAAAAATTTAGATTTAGAGAACAGATTAATGTTATGACGGATGCAGATGTTTTAGGAGGAGTAATAGAAAAATTTGTAAGTCCTAAGATAAATCTAAGTCCAAACCCAGTCTTAGATGATAATGGAGATATACTATTACCAGGACTTGATAATCATACTATGGGGATAATTTTTGAAGAACTAATAAGAAGATTTAATGAAGAAAACAACGAAGAGGCTGGGGAACATTTTACGCCAAGAGATGCTATAAGACTTATGACTGACCTAATGTTTAAGCCTATAGCAGATAAAATAACTAATGGAACTTACCTTTGTTATGATGGAGCATGTGGAACAGGTGGCATGTTGACTATAGCAGATGAAAGACTTAAGGAACTGGGAGAAAAAAATAAGGACCTTTCAATATATCTTTATGGTCAAGAAAGTCAACCAGAAACCTATGCCATAGCTAAGGCTGATATGATTTTAAAAGGTGATGGATCACAGGCTGGCTGATAATATATCTTATGGCTCAACCTTGTCTGTAGATGCAAATCCAAATATGGAATTTGATTTCATAATATCAAACCCACCCTATGGAAAAACCTGGTTAAGTGATGCAAAAAAATGGGTGGAAGAACTAAATTAACAGACTTTAGATTTGTTGTTAGCTTTGGAGATGAGGAAGAGTTTAGGATGGTTCCTTTTCAATCTGATGGCCAAATGTTATTTTTAGCCAATAATATTGCTAAAATGAAGCATAGCACACCACTTGGAAGTAGGATAGTTCAAGTACATAATGGATCATCCTTATTTACTGGAAATCCAGGAAGTGGAGAGAGTAATTTAAGAAGATATATAATAGAAAATGATTATTTAGAGGCAATAATAGCTCTACCTGAAAATATGTTTTATAATACAGGAATAGCTACTTATGTCTGGGTTCTTTCCAATAGGAAGGAAGATAGAAGAAAGGGTAAAATTCAACTAATAGATGCTACCAGCTTTAAAAAGCCTCTTAGGAAAAATCTAGGTGATAAAAACTGTGAAATATCAGAAGAATTAAGAGAAGAAATAATCAAAATGTATTTAGACTTTGAAGAAAATGAATTTAGTAAAATATTTAATAATGAAGAGTTTGGATACTATGAAATAACAGTAGAGAGACCCCTGAGATTAAAGGTGAACTTAAGCCAGGAAAATTCAGAAAAGCTAAAAGAAAGCCTAAAGAAGAATGATAAGTATATATATGACTTAGTATTAAAGTTAAAAGAAGAAGAGGGAAAAGAAGAATATTTAGACTATAACCTATATATAGAAAATTTAGAAAAGCTAGCAAAAGAAGAGGATGAAAAGTTTTTAGCTAGGCATAGAAAACTTATACAAGATAACCTAACTATAGCTGATAAAAATGCTAAAAAGGTGATAAAGTCCTCAAAGAAAACAGGCAAAGAAGATCCTACTTATGGAGTATTTAAAGATAATAATTTATATATAGAATATGAACAAGATACAGACCTAAGAGATACAGAAAGGATTCCTTTAAATTATAATGGAGGAGTAGAAGGGTTTTTTAAGGAAGAGGTTATCCCTTATGTTGAGGATGCTTGGATAGATGAAAGTAGAACTAGAATAGGCTATGAAATAAGCTTTACAAAATACTTCTACAACCCAGTAAAACTAAGATCATTGGAAGAAATAGTAGAGGATATAAAAGCTTTAGAAGAACAAACAGATGGCTTATTAGATGAGATAATAGGGGGCTAGATAGAAATGAAATTTAAGCCTTATGAAGAATATAAAAAAGTAGATCTACCATGGATAGATGAGATACCAAGTCATTGGGAGATAAATCGTGGTAAAAATATATTTAAAAAAGAAAAAAGAAAAGTTCTAGATAAACATGAAGTTATAACTTGTTTTAGAGATGGTGAAGTAACATTAAGGAAAAATAGACGTAGTAGTGGTTTTACTGAATCTCTTAAGGAAATAGGATATCAAGGAATAAAAAAAGGTGATTTAGTTATCCACCAAATGGATGCATTTGCAGGAGCTGTAGGTGTTTCAGATTCAGATGGTAAAGGTTCACCAGTATACAGTGTATGTAATGGGAAAATTAGTATAAATAACTCATATTATGCTTTTGTAATTAGAGAAATGGCAAGGAATGGATA harbors:
- a CDS encoding PTS sugar transporter subunit IIB, producing MKSIMLVCAAGMSTSLLVSKMKKAAEKKGIEADIFSVAAQEAEETVKRKHVDVVLLGPQVRYRKEQFQKSLGGISVEAIDMKYYGTMNGEKVLEQALSLIKE
- a CDS encoding glycoside hydrolase family 1 protein, encoding MYYKKLKDFPKDFLWGASTSAYQVEGAWNEDGKGLSTQDMLTPPENTTDFKVASDHYHRMKEDVQLFAEMGLKAYRFSIAWSRILPEGRGKINQKGIDFYNRLIDELLKYNIQPIVTMFHFDLPWSLAKEGGWINRSIIEDFKDYAKILFENFGDRVKYWLTINEQNMMVLAGNLLGTKTSKNLQETYQQNHHMLLAQAEVMRLCHEMLLDAQIGPAPNISPVYPATNKPEDMLAAENWAALRNWLYLDACVKRIYNPTAWAFLEEKKILPNMKKGDLHILKAGKPDFIAFNYYNSTTVSASLPDDSVKYDKYDKKKMISEPGVYEVVENSNLPKTPFNWEIDPVGFRIILRQLYDRYHLPLLITENGIGLYDELDEDGKINDDIRIDFYQQHIMEMQKAMTDGVEVLGYNPWSAIDLVSTHEGFRKRYGFIYVNRKEFDLLDMNRIPKKSFYWYQKLIRENKVPGKIVV
- a CDS encoding transposase, whose product is MDGFYDHYKPKYYSLPKHLCFDEFKSVKSAAGSMSFLFCDSTSRNIVDIVEDRRLHVLKNYFLRYSKKARLSVKTIVIDMYSPYISLIKVLFPKAKIIIDTFHIVQLFSRALNKTRIKIMNQEMFLYFSSPTPFDKEPKKHHRFLFRSLWCFYL
- the guaB gene encoding IMP dehydrogenase gives rise to the protein MQKFVKDGLTFDDVLLIPGKSEILPTQVDTSTRLTKKIKLNIPIMSAGMDTVTEGRLAIAIAREGGIGIIHKNMSIEKQAMEVDKVKRSENGVIVDPLHLSPEHLIADALELMERYHISGIPITKNGKLIGIITNRDLRFETDMYKKIEDAMTSENLVTAPEGTDLQEAEAILKKHKIEKLPIVDADGNLKGLITIKDIEKAIQYPNSAKDEKGRLLAGAAVGIGKDSMERIEALVDAQVDVVVIDTAHGHSKNVIEMVKRVKSIYPDLQLIAGNVATGEATRELIEAGADAVKVGIGPGSICTTRVVSGVGVPQITAIYDCAQVADKYEIPVIADGGIKLSGDITKAIAAGASVVMIGSLFAGTEESPGETIIYQGRSYKAYRGMGSMAAMEAGSSDRYFQEGQKKLVPEGVEGKVPYKGALSDSIFQMIGGLRSGMGYCGTASIKELREKGQFIKITPAGLQESHPHDISITKQPPNYSI
- the guaA gene encoding glutamine-hydrolyzing GMP synthase, translated to MEKELVLILDFGGQYNQLIARRVREAGVYSEIVPYDISMDEIKAKKPKGILFTGGPSSVYGQDAPNVDLEIFNLNIPILGICYGAQLMAYKLGGKVARPQKREYGKVELNLQGKSKLLEGLKDKSICWMSHTDYIEQVPEGFIVTATTDSCPVAVMENQDKLLYGVQFHPEVEHTKKGKEILKNFLFHICKCKGNWTMSTFIEEQIEKIRDKVGNRKVLCALSGGVDSSVAAVLVHKAIGDQLTCIFVDHGLLRKDEGDQVERVFRQQFHMNFIPVNYEEHFLKKLSGIEDPEKKRKIIGNEFIRVFEKEAKKLEGIDFLVQGTIYPDVVESGTKTAAVIKSHHNVGGLPKDLQFELIEPLRTLFKDEVRAVGEELGIPRDIVWRQPFPGPGLAIRVLGEVTKGKLEILREADAILREEIKKAGLDQEIWQYFAVLPGIRSVGVMGDERTYDYTIALRAVTSSDAMTADWARIPYDVLEKISNRIVNEVQHVNRIVYDITSKPPSTIEWE
- a CDS encoding PTS sugar transporter subunit IIC, which gives rise to MEKFMDILEKKMVPIAIKLDNNRYVSAIKDSFISVISLLIVGSVFLLIANLPISGYPEFMESILGENWKTYFTVANDVTMNIMTIYVIIAMAKSLADIYKMDNISVISSVLAAFFMLTPMVEFEEGALGIPVSNLGASGLFLGIITAVFAVELQRYIEGKGWTIKMPESVPENVSRSFSSLIPLFIIIAFFNIIRILFSLTGYQTAQNFIYTILQLPLLNLGNTLGAMLIAELFEQGLWSFGIHGSSIVSGIMQPIWLTLTAENAAAFNAGESIPYIINYQFYSNFIKIGGAGGTLGLVLVMTFFAKSKQYKALGKLAVGPGIFNINEPIIFGIPVVLNPIMLIPFIITPLVLASVAYVSMSIGLVPYTNGTNLPWTTPPIIAGLLLSGWRGALLNIVQIFISAGIYYPFFKIVDRMAWKNEQEMEQEIEI
- a CDS encoding PTS lactose/cellobiose transporter subunit IIA codes for the protein MNEQLIESISFQLISNIGTAKSFIMEALYSAKAGNFELADKKLKEADQYFTEGHKIHASLIQKEASGEKLNFSLLIMHAEDQLMSTETIRELVKEMIDIYRKIQK